CCACGTTGGAGGAGCAGTCGGTCGGGCCGCTTGTCAACCCCGTCGAGCATGGCTTTGCCAATCATGACGAGATGGTCGCCAAGATGAAGAAAATTCCCGGCTACCGGAAACTGTTCAAGGCAGTCTTCGGGACGGACGTCACGACCGAGGGGGTCGGGATGGCGATCGCCAGCTTCCAGCGGACGATCCTGTCCGGGAACAGTCCGGCCGACCGCTTCGACCTGGGCGGGGATGAGAAAGCCATTTCGCCGGAGGCCCAGAAGGGTTTGGAGCTGTTCCGCACCAAAGCCCGGTGCACCCGGTGTCATTCCGGATTCAACTTTACCGACGAGAAGTTTCACAACCTCGGCATCGGCTGGGACACCAACACCGTGGATCTCGGCCGGTACATGGTGACGAACAACCAAGCCGACATCGGCGCGTTCAAAACGCCGACCTTGCGGGAAATCTCCCGCAGCGCCCCTTATATGCACGATGGACGATTCAAGACACTCGAGGAAGTGGTGAATTTTTACAACCAGGGCGGGGTCAAGAACCCCCATCAAGACGAATTGGTCATTCCGCTCGAACTGACGGACCAAGAAAAACGCGACCTCGTGGCGTTTCTCCGGACGCTGAACGGGGAGGGCTGGCAGCACATCAAAGCGCCGACGTCTTTTCCGAAGTGACGGTGGCGGACTAAATGGGCACAGGGGCCGGGGCCTCAAGACGAGGCTCCGGCCGCTCGTTGCAAGCAGGCCAGCACCTGCGCATCTTCCACTTGTATGAAGTTCTCGTAGCGGGTGCCCACCGCGAAGAAGGGCTCCGGTGCCAGCAACCGGACCAGCTCATCCACCAGCTTGCCGACTTCGCGCAAGGTCTCCGGCGGCCCGACCGGAATGGCCGCCACCAATCGCTTCACCCCCACACTCCTTAGCGCCTGGATCGAAGCCAAGAACGTGGCCCCCGTCGCGATCCCGTCATCCACCAGCAGAACGGTGCGTCCGCTCAGGTCCGGCAAGGGCTTTCCGCTCCGATAGAGGACCTGCCTCCGGACAATCTCCTCCTGCTCCGCCTGGATGGTCCGGTCCAGATAATCGCCGGGGGCGGCCGATCTGACGAGAACCTCTCTAGCTTCTGGGTTGAGATAGACGGTCCCCGTCTCCGTCACGGCACCCAGCGCATACTCGGGATTGCCTGGCGCACCCAGCTTGCGCACGAGAAAGACGTCCAGCGGGAGCTGCAAGGCGGCACTGATCGCAGCCCCCACCACCACGCCGCCGCGCGGCAGGGCCAGGACGAGCGCCTGCGGATCGCGTCGGTAGACGCCCAACCGCTCGGCCAGCAGGCGGCCCGCTTCGTCACGATCGCGCAACATCGGCGTGCCCCCTTCACTCCATCGTCAGGACCGCGGCTCCTTGGATCGTCCCGGCTTTCAATTGTTGCAGCGCCTGGTTCGCCTCCTCCAACCGGAACCGTTGCGTATGCGGCCTGATGGGAATAGCGGCGGCTTCCCGCAGGAGATCGAGCCCGTCTTGTTTCGTATTGGCCGTGACGCTGCGGATCGTCCGCTCGCCGAACAGATCGCGGTCGTAGTTGATCGGCGGGATGTCGGTCATGTGAATACCGGCGATGGCCACCGTCCCGCCCCGGTCCAGGGCTCGTAAGGCGACGGGCACGATCTCGCCAGCCGGGGCAAAGATAATCGCCCCGTGGAGCTTGTCTGGAGGGGCCTCGGCAGCACCGCCGACCCAGACTGCGCCCAGGTCCCGCGCCAGCTTGCGATGCTCTTCGCGCAGCGAGCAGACGTAGACGGAACAGCCCCACTCCCTGGCGATCTGGATCGTCAGGTGGGCGGAAGCCCCGAATCCATAGAGGCCCAGCCGTTGCCCCGGACGGACCCCGCTCAGCCGCAACGCCCGATAGCCAATGATCCCGGCACAGAGCAGCGGCGCCGCTTCCTCATCGGTGAACAGGGCCGGGATCGGATAGGCGAAGGTTTCAGGAACGACCGCATACTCGGCGTAGCCCCCATCCTTGTGGTAACCGGTGAAGGTGGCCCGGGCGCAGAGATTCTCCCGGCCTCTCGCGCAAAACTCGCACCGGCCGCAGGTCTGCTGGAGCCAGGCAATCCCCACTCGATCCCCTTCCTTGATCGCATGCACGCCGGAGCCGACCCGGTCCACGATGCCGACGACTTCATGGCCAGGCACGATGGGCCGCTTGGCCGGCGGCAATTCCTCTTCGACGATATGAATGTCCGTCCGGCAGACACCGCAGACCGACACCTTCACCCGCACGAATCCTGGGCCCGGCTCCGGCGTCGGCAGTTCCCGAAGCTCCAAGAGGCTCAGGTTCACGTCGCCGCCTCTGTTCATGACCATGGCACGCATCAACGAACCCGCCTCCTTTATGGAGCCTCATCTTAATCGGAATCGCCTCCGGTCGCACGCAGCTTTTTCTGCGTCCTGGCGAAAATCCCGGCCTGTTGCGTTTTGCAACAGGCCGGGATTCCACCCTGTAGCAAGTCGCCATCGGACCGGAGGAGGCTCCCACATTCGCAGGGGATAAGAGACCGGTTTATCAACGACCTGCATCTTTTCGAATCGCTTGTCGCTGGCACCGCCCTTGCTTTCATCCCTATCTGATTTCATCGCAACATCTGATCGGCAAGGAGGGCGCCCTCGTGAAGCCTTGCAGCATTCGAACGTTTTTCCAGCAGGACCATGCCAGGCTCGATGACCTGTTGGTTCGGTTTCAAACCTTGAAGCGGTCCGATTACGCCGAGGCCAAGGACCGCTTCATCGACTTCAAGTTCGGTTTGCAGCGGCACATCGTGTGGGAGGAAGACCTGTTGTTTCCACCCTGGGAAGAGGCCACCGGCCTCACCACGGGAGGTCCCACGCAGGTCATGCGCCGGGAACATCGGCAGATCGCCGACTGCCTGGAAGCCCTGCACAAGAAAGTGCAGGCGGCGGACCCGGACAGCGACGAGGAGGAGCAGGCCTTGCTGACGCTCCTCTCGTCCCACAACCGGAAAGAGGAACTGATCCTGTACCCGGCGCTGGACGAGACCTTGAGCGAAGAGAAGCGAGCCGGGATCTTCCGCGCGATGAACGAAATCCCGGAGGAACGGTACAAGGTCTGTTGTGCAGACCGCTAAACGCCGTCGGTCGGCCCGGGGGGATGCAGCGTGAACGCATTAGGACAGCGCACCCTACTGGTGGCCGCCCTTGTGGTTCTGGCGATCGTGGGCGCCCTGGCTGCCGAATGGTGGTTGAGCCGGTCCCCTGACCGTCCCTTCGGCCACACGCAGGCAGGCCATGTCCTGGGATGGGTTGGGTTGCTGCTGATCCTCCTGGTCCTGATCTACCCGTTCCGCAAAAGACACAGGCCAGGACAGCGTTGGCCCAAATCTTTGTTCCAAGTCCATATCGTCGGCGGGCTCGTGGGGCCCCTGTTGATTCTCCTCCACGCAGGCGCCCACTTGCACGCGCTCATCCCGGTCCTGGCGCTGATCACCATGGGGTTCGTGGTGCTGAGCGGAATCGTGGGGCAGGCGTTGCACGCCCTGGCCTTTCGCTCCATGAACGAGCAGCGCCGCCTCCTGCTCCATCGAGGATTGCCCGAGCCGGAGGTCGAGGCGCGTCTGCACGCCCTGGCGAAACAGGAAGAGACCTTCCGCCTGTGGCAGGTCATCCACGGCCCCCTTACCGTGACATTCGTGGTCCTTGCGATGTTGCACATCGGCGGGGCGCTCTATTACGGAGGGTTTTGACCCATGACGTTGCCGTCGCCCTCTTCGGTGTACCCGGTGCTGTTGACCGCAACGTTGGTGCTGGTTATCGGATTGGGATGGGCCTCGGCCCGTGATCCGGAATCCTTCTGGGCGCCGGGCGATCTCAGCGTCTACCATGCGGGCCGGATGTCCTGTACCCGGTGCCACGAACCCTTTCACGGGGCCACGACGGCCAACTGTCTTGCCTGCCACTCCGAGGCGACCTTTACCGCCCCGCCTGACTCACCATCCCGGTCATTTCATCGGCACACGGTCCGCGACCGGGCTCTCTGTCTGACCTGTCACACGGAACACCGGGGCGCCGAGGCTCGGATTACCACCGAACCCCTCAACCCCCATGGCGAGTTCATCTTCCGGGTCACCGGCACGCAGTCCTGCCGGGACTGTCACGCGAGCGGAAAGAAGCAAGGGCCCAAGTACGGCCTCCTGGACAATGATGCGGTGCGCGGCCTGGTCGCAAAAGGCAAGGGCGCGCACGGGCCAGGACGGTTTGCCGACTGCTTTCGTTGCCATGCCGGCGGACGAACGGGGGCCGAACGCGGTTCGTAACCGGAGCCGCTTGACTCCCTCCCGCACCCCCCTTACACTCCCTCCTGACTCTATGGCCACTCGCGCACCAGGAAGCGCCGGCAAGACCCGCCGGCAGGACGGAGCGGATGCAGCCTCCTCGGACGGCCCACTCACCGCAGCCTTCGATCAACTCTACCGCGACCATGTGGACCGGATCTTCCGGTTTGCCCAACGGCTGTGCGGCCAGGCGGAGGACGCCAAAGATCTGGTCCAGGATACGTTCCTCAACGCCTACCGGGGTCTCGACCGGTTCCGGGGGGACGCGCAGCCTTCGACCTGGCTCTACACCATCGCCTCGCGGGCCTGTCTGCGCATGCGGCGCAAGCGGAAGGGCGAGCCGGAACGGGAACTCTCGCTCGATGAGTTCATCCCGACCTCGGAGGGCGAGTTCCGCTTGCAGATCCCCGCGCAGGGGTTGACGCCACAAGAGGCGCTGGAGAACAAGGAGCTGCGGGGCGCGCTCGACCAGGCCATCCAACGGCTGCCGAAAAAGTACCGTCTGGTGCTCGTGTTGCGGGACATGGAAGGGTTGAGCGCCAAAGAGGTGGGGTCGGTCATGGGGCTGAACGAACGGGCCGTGAAATCCCGCCTGCACCGGGCCAGGCTGTTCGTGCGGAAGGAATTGAGCGCCCAAGGGCTCGACGGAGGCCATTCATGAGCACGCCCCAGCGCCGCGCGGCGAGCCCCGGGCCGGCACACAGGCACAGAGGCCATTCCAAGGCCGACTGCCTGAAGATTCTCCGCGGTCTCTCGGCCTATCTGGACGACGAACTGGCCGGTAACGTCTGCCGGGAGATTCGCAAACATCTGGGCGCTTGTCCGAACTGCGAAGTCTTTCTGGCCTCGCTACGGCAGACGATCACCCTCTGCCGGCACGTCGAACCGCCGCCCCTCTCCCCCGCGGCCAAGCTTCGACTCCGCGGTCAAATTCTCAAAGCCGCCGGACGTTGAGCACCGGCCGATCTCCCCGTGAATCCATTTTCTTATCCGTGTCTCCGACAGAGTGTCGACGCAATATCGTCGATCGGCGGCGGGTATAATACAGTGGACGCCAGGGAGAGCAGGATGCGGCCTTCTATCCACAAAACCCACAATACCCCACGATGGCCGATCGCAGGGGTGTGGCTAATATGGGTGGTGTGGTTGGCAACCGGCGCAGGGGTCGGTTCGTCGCTCTGGGCTGCCTCCACCCTGGCCCCATCCGATACCGGTCCGGAAGAGCAGGTCGCCGTCATCATCAAAGCCAGGGCCTTCGAGCCGGGTACGGTGACGCTCCATGTCGGACGGAAAACCAGGCTGGTGTTTCACAATCAGGATGCGGAACTGCATGCGTTCGTGCCCGTCGGACTGTTCACGGGGCTCAGCATCAATGTCAGCGGCAACGGCGCGCCGGAATTCGGGCCCGACGGCTTCAAGCGCGTGATCATTCCGTCCGGGGGCCAGGCGGAGTTCCGGTTCGTGCCGGAGCAGCCAGGCGTTTACCCGTTTTTTTGCGACATGCCCGGCCACGAGATGCGGGCAACGATCGTCGTGGAGTGATACACCCATGAACCACCCGCGTTTCACGATGTTCCTTGTCGGCGGGAGCTGTGTTGTGGCCCTCGCCGTCGCCCAGAGCGCGCCCTCCCCGGCGCCGGCCGGCGTCCCGGATCAGGGCAAGCCGATCTTCGAGGAACGGTGCGCCTCTTGCCACGGCCTCCAGGGCCGGGGGGACGGACCGCAGGCGCCGTTCCTCTCCCCTCGGCCGGCCAGCTTGATCTCGGCCGGGACATCGGTAAAAACGGACGCCGAGCTGTTTGCCGTCATCAACAACGGCAAGCCCCGCACCGCCATGCCCGCCTGGAAAGACGCGCTCAACGAACAGGAACGCCGCGACGTGCTGGCCTACATCCGCACGCTGGTCCGTTTCCACCCCAAACCCCTGACGCCTCCGCCGCCGAGCGGGCAACCCTGACTCCGCCACACGACACTCTTTCGTCGAATCATGGCGGCGTGATACAGTACCCGATCTTTTGGGGATTCTGCACGGAGGACACGGAGCATGTTTCATCTGCGTCGGCTGCACAGAGGCGATCGTCTGATCATCGGCCTCATCGCCATCGGATTGATCTGGATGCTTCCGGGAACGGTCGTCCCGGCGGCGGCGGCCCAGAAAAAGGGCCGGCCGGCCGCCAAGCCATCGGCCGCCGCGCTGGTCGCGCAGCGCTATGCCGAAGCCCTCTCCTCCGGCGACCGAAGCACGTTCGGCCAGTTGGATTTTGCCTGCCAGTTCAAAATGGCCACGGCCGGGGCCGCGCCGTTAAAAGCCTTTCCCCCGGCTTCCGATCCGGTCTACGCCGCCTGTTGGGACCAGCTGGCGCACGCGCACCAGATCGCCGTGGACCTCCGTGAACAGGGCATGGATACCATGTGGCCGGGCAAGAACGGCCTGGTGTTTTTCCGCGAACCGTTGGAAAAATACGGCGCCTCGTTCTTCGTGATGGATGTCCTGGGCCAGTCGCCGCCCGGGGGAGGACTGAAGCTGGAGGTCGTGGAGAGCCAGCCGATGCCTGCGGCCTCGTTCCGCCTGCGCGAGGACGGGCCCGTCCTGGGGGCGCCGGCCCAGCTCGTGAAACTTCGCGTGACCTATAAGGACCCACTCAGTGCGCCGGTGGCCTATGCGCCGGGCAGCTACAAATATACGAACACGGTGAAAAGGCCGCGCGCCGCCATCAAGGACGTGACGGTCCAGTGGGTCGTGCTGTCCGGTTTGAAGAAAGCCGGGTTTCCGGGGGACGTGGCCGTCGCCAACCTGCCCGTGTCGGAACGGGAAGGGGCGCGGGTTCCGTTCGTGACGGAGCAGAGCCGTTACGTCGACCGTTCGGCCACCTGGTTCGGCCCGGCCGACGCGCCGGGCACGCTCATCGCGGCGGTCGCGCGCGCGGCTCTGTTTCCGGATCTGCGCGACCGCGTGGCCATGTTCAACCGCGTGCTGATCGTGGACCCAGGCCAACCGGACGCGCTGACGGCGCTCACCCATGATTTGTACCAGGCGCTCCTGATGGCCGCCGCCGCCGCGCACAAATTCCCCCTCACCGACCCGGCCCTCGCGGCCCGGTTCAACGAGTTCTATTGGGATACCTATTCACAGACGACCAGGATGGATATTTCGCTGAGCATGGAAATCGGGGGGCTCTCCCAACCGACGCCGGCGGATTATCTCTACCGGATCATTCCCGCGATGGAGATGCTTGCGAAAGTCCGGCCGGAGGATTTGGAAAACCGGCTCCGGCTCGGCGTCGTCTACCGGTGGAACAACGACCAGCTCGCCGCCATCAACACCCACGAGGCCCTGGTGAAGGCCCTTCCTGCGGAGCGGTACGCGCCCAGGACCAGGGCCTTGATCGAGCTGGCCTGGTCGCGGATCGCCAAGGTGTCCTGGAACCGCATTTTCGACGACCCCAACATCGCACAGGCCTATCAGGACGCCCAGGAGGCCTACAAGTTCACCGACCGCCCGCTGGACAAGTTCGCCTCCGCCTACACCATGGCCTACAGCCTGGCCTTCATGCCGCAGCGGGACAACCAGGCCATGCTGGACCTCTTGACCGAGGCGAAACGCTGGTACCTGGAGTTGGACGGCGCGTCCGACGCGTCCTGGCGCTACCTGCTGGGAAACGATACGTTGAAGGGCGTGCTCGAGGCGGACCCGCTGTTCAAGCCGTTGCTGACTTCGGAAACGCAAAAGGATAAATGATGATGGCTGAGTGACGGAATTCTCCGTTCAGCATCTGCATTCATCGTTCATCGTTTCCCCATCGCCGCCAGTGCCTCAAAATAGGCCGCCAACGCCTGCATCCCGCCGGACGCCTGCCCCCAATCGAAGTATTCGTTGGGCGCATGGTAGCCGTGCTCCGGCAGGCTGAGCCCCATGAAGATGATCGGCACGTGCCAGGCCCGCTGCATGGTCGTGACCGCGCCGATCGAGCCCCCTTCCTTGATCAACGCCGGTGCCTTGCCGAACCCGGTTTTCATCGCGCGGCCGGCCGCCTCCGCGTAGGGCCCGCTGAACGACCCCTTGAACGGCTGCAGCATCCCCTCCACCTCGACGCGCACATCGGGATTCCGCTCGGCGAGAAAGCGCGTGAAGAGGCGGCATATCTTCTCCGGTTTCTGATTCGGCACCAGACGCATGCTGACCTTGAGTTCCGCATAGCCGGGGACGATCATCTTGACGCCGGGGCCGACGTAGCCTCCCACCAGTCCGTGGACTTCGAACGTGGGCGCCGCCCAGATACGCCGCAGCACGTCGGCCGGGTCCTGAGTCCGCAGGGACCGGAATCCGTAGGCCTTCTTGAACCGCTCGACTCGGAATCCCGAGGCGAGAAAGTTGTCGATTTCCTTCTTCGTGGGCGGCACCACGTCGGCATAGAACCCCGGAATCTTCACGCGGCCGCTCTGCGCATCCACGCAATCGTTGACCAGCTTGCAGAGTTCCGTGAGAGGATTCCTGGCCGCCCCGCCGGTCACGCCGGAATGGGCGTCGGACTTGCCGGTCTTGAGCGACAGCCGGACTCCCAGCGCCCCGCGCAGGCCGTAGGGCATGGCCGGCCGGCCCTTGGCGATCCAGATCGTATCCGACACCAGCACCGAGTCCGGTTTGTGGACGAGCGTGCGCTGTTTCAGCGCCTCGGCGAAATGCGGGCTGCCGATCTCTTCCTCCAACTCCCAGAGGAACCGGATATTGATCGGCGTACCCTGCTCGATCACATAGCGCGCCGCCAGCAGCGCCGTCAGCGCCGGGCCCTTGTCGTCGGTCGCGCCGCGCCCACGGTACAGACCCTGGTCCTTGCGAAAGGCAAACGGCGCCTGCTTCCATTCCGGCTCCTGCGCCGGCTGTACGTCCAGATGGTTGTAGACCAGGACGGTGGGATGGTGCTTGCCCGTCGTCCAGCCGCCCTCGACGACCGGATAGCCGCTCGTTTCGATGATACGCGCCTCGGCGCCGGCGTCTTTGAGCAACTGGACCGCCAGCCTGGCGGTCTTGCGTATGTCCGCCGCGCGCGCCGGGTCCATGCTGATGGACGGCAGCTCCACCATCTCGGCCAACATGTGCTCGAAGCCGGGCCTGACGGCCTTAATGTAGGGGGCCATTTTCCGGTCGCGTCCGGTCATATCCGATACCTTTCAAAAGTGCTGATGTGCCGGAAGGCAGGCCGGTCAGGTGCGTCCCGGACGCTCGGGCCCTGCCCGCTTGGCCCGTCGCGCCTGAGCCATCTCGTCGATCAATTTCAACTGGGCGATCAGATGTTCGCGGATTTCACGGTCGGCTTGTCGAAAAATTTCGGCGCACCGCAGGACCGCCGCCTGTTCCTCGGCATCCAGTTTATCCCAGGTCCCATTCAGTTGCTGCGACATCGCGGACTGCCTCTTATCGCCGCCATAGGCCGGTGCCGGCGCTTCCGCCACATGGACTCCCTGCCAGGCGGGCCCCTTGCCGGTCCGCAGCCACTCGACGCTTCGTCCCGTCTGGTACGCCACCCGGTAGAGCCAGGCGTCGGGAATCTCACCCCGGTTGATCGCGGAAACGATGGATTGCGGCCGGATCTCCAGACTGCCGGCCAGTTGAGCCTGGGTCTTGAGGCCCAGGGCCACCATCAGACGCTCGACTATTTCTCGCGGATCCAAGCGCATGCTATTTTAGCTTATTCAGCTTGACAAAAGATAAGCTTTAACTTATTTATATCCGGGGTGCCGAGCCCGAACGTACTGCGGGCGTCGCACTGCGCGAACGCTCGTGCCAAGGCGGAGCGTGTCGGTTTTCACGAGCAGGCACGCTCCGCCTTGTGTATGCGAGGAGTCTAGCCTCATTTCAGCGGGGTTTCAATGCCACGGATGCCGGATGTGCCCCACGGATCGGCCGCCGATTCGGAGACCGTCCTCCTCGTGGACGACGATGAGGCCGTGCGGCAGTACGTGGGCTACATCCTCCGGCGATATGGGTACCGGGTCTTGGAAGCATCCGGGGGCACGGAAGCCCTCCATCTCTGCGCCCAGCACGAGGGGCCGATCCACCTGCTGCTGACCGATATCCAGATGCTCGACATGACGGGACCGGAACTCGCGCCGCGAGCCCTGGCCCTCCGCCCGCATCTTCCGGTCCTCTACATGTCCGCCCAATTTAGCGAGGATGTCCTTTCCCAGTTGGAAGGCCAGCCGCTACAACCCTTCATCCAGAAGCCCTTTAGTCCGGAAGCCCTCGCGCAGAAAATGCGCGACCTTCTCGGCCCTTCCACGCAAGGCCCGCCGGCCTAGCCTTCCCACCGCTGCTCTGCCTTGTGAGCCGGCTGTGCTTGACGCTGCCATGAAGCCTATGGTCTGCTGGACAACGATGAAGCCGGCCATGCTTGCCACCGGAACATTCCTGGGCCTGTCCCTACTCTGTTGCGTGCTTGCCATGCCTGCCTTCGCCGAGGAATCGGTGACAATCGGCGCGATTCGGGAGGGGCCGGAGCCTTTCCACCTGAAGTACGTCGTCGTGCAGGGCACATTGAAGGACGTGCAAGCCTTGGAGCCCTACTACCTGGCGTCCGGAGCCGGTTGTTATGGAGCCTACCTGTTGACGTTGGAAGACGAGACCGGCTCCCTGCCCATTGCCGTGCTGGGCATCTGCGGGGTCCCGACGATCAGGACGGCCCCCGCCGCGACCGGCGACCGGGTACGCATCCGCGCGCAGATCCATGCGCCGGGTCGCCTCGGATCGTTCTACGGGATCGACCGCAAGCCGATCCCTGGGGCCAACCCGGACGAACTCCACGCCGTGGCCTCCGAGATCACCTTCCTCCAACCGTAAATCAAGACCGGCCGCACATAGGAGCATCGAAGAGGCGCGACATGACGAACAGCGGGACAACCATCGGATGGATCGGGACCGGGATCATGGGCGCTCCCATGTGCGGACACCTGCTGACACGCGGATATAATGTCCGCCTGTACAACCGCACGCTCGCCAGGGCCGCGCCGCTCCTCGATCGGGGGGCGGTCTGGGCCGTCTCGCCGAGACAAGTCGTCGAGCAATCCGACGTCGTGTTCACGATGGTGGGGGTCCCGCAGGACGTGCGCCAGGTCTATTGGGGGGAGGCCGGTCTGCTGGCCGGCCTCCGGCCCGGCGTGACGCTCGTGGACATGACAACGTCGTCGCCAAGCCTGGCGCAAGACATCCATGCGGCCGCCAGGGCCAAGGGCGCGCAGGCGCTGGATGCGCCGGTCTCGGGAGGCGATGTCGGCGCGCGCGACGCGACCCTCTCGATCATGGTCGGCGGGGACAAAGCGGTGGCGGACCGGGTCAGGCCGCTGCTGGAGCTCATGGGGAAGACGATCGTCCATCAAGGGGAACCGGGCGCGGGCCAGCATGCCAAGCTGAGCAACCAGATCGTGATCGCCGGGACGATGATCGGAGTCTGCGAGGGCCTGCTCTATGGCTATAAAGCGGGGCTGGACTTGCCGACGCTGTTGCAATCCATCGCAAGCGGCGCGGCAGCCTGCCGTTCATGGGACGTCCTGGCGCCGCGGATGCTGCAGCGGGACTTTGCGCCCGGCTTTCTCGTGGACCATTTCGTGAAAGACATGGGGATGGCGCTGGACGAGGCGGCCCGGACGGGCCTGGTCCTGCCGGGCCTGGCGCTGGTCCACCAGCTCTATCTGGCAGTCCAGGCCCAGGGACAGGGGAAGCAGGGCACGCAGGCGCTCCTGCTGGCGCTGGAAACACTATCCAATATCAAATTCCATGCTACGTCCAAGAAATAATACCTGACTTTGACGGACTTCCTCGCACATGCTATAAACCGGATGTCTTCCCGCCTGTACCTTGGTGACGTCACATGGAAGTCTTCTAGAGTGAGGGCATGATGTCCTTGACGCAAGCTGAGGCGGATAGGCTACTGCACCTGCCCAAGGTTTTCATTGACCAGGCACCAATCGAATTTACCCTCATCGAACC
This genomic window from Nitrospirota bacterium contains:
- a CDS encoding c-type cytochrome; the encoded protein is TLEEQSVGPLVNPVEHGFANHDEMVAKMKKIPGYRKLFKAVFGTDVTTEGVGMAIASFQRTILSGNSPADRFDLGGDEKAISPEAQKGLELFRTKARCTRCHSGFNFTDEKFHNLGIGWDTNTVDLGRYMVTNNQADIGAFKTPTLREISRSAPYMHDGRFKTLEEVVNFYNQGGVKNPHQDELVIPLELTDQEKRDLVAFLRTLNGEGWQHIKAPTSFPK
- a CDS encoding M20/M25/M40 family metallo-hydrolase, with product MTGRDRKMAPYIKAVRPGFEHMLAEMVELPSISMDPARAADIRKTARLAVQLLKDAGAEARIIETSGYPVVEGGWTTGKHHPTVLVYNHLDVQPAQEPEWKQAPFAFRKDQGLYRGRGATDDKGPALTALLAARYVIEQGTPINIRFLWELEEEIGSPHFAEALKQRTLVHKPDSVLVSDTIWIAKGRPAMPYGLRGALGVRLSLKTGKSDAHSGVTGGAARNPLTELCKLVNDCVDAQSGRVKIPGFYADVVPPTKKEIDNFLASGFRVERFKKAYGFRSLRTQDPADVLRRIWAAPTFEVHGLVGGYVGPGVKMIVPGYAELKVSMRLVPNQKPEKICRLFTRFLAERNPDVRVEVEGMLQPFKGSFSGPYAEAAGRAMKTGFGKAPALIKEGGSIGAVTTMQRAWHVPIIFMGLSLPEHGYHAPNEYFDWGQASGGMQALAAYFEALAAMGKR
- a CDS encoding sigma-70 family RNA polymerase sigma factor, with product MASSSSGSPARSPAGTVTRAERSKGPSTASWTMMRCAAWSQKARARTGQDGLPTAFVAMPADERGPNAVRNRSRLTPSRTPLTLPPDSMATRAPGSAGKTRRQDGADAASSDGPLTAAFDQLYRDHVDRIFRFAQRLCGQAEDAKDLVQDTFLNAYRGLDRFRGDAQPSTWLYTIASRACLRMRRKRKGEPERELSLDEFIPTSEGEFRLQIPAQGLTPQEALENKELRGALDQAIQRLPKKYRLVLVLRDMEGLSAKEVGSVMGLNERAVKSRLHRARLFVRKELSAQGLDGGHS
- a CDS encoding zinc-binding alcohol dehydrogenase family protein, which gives rise to MRAMVMNRGGDVNLSLLELRELPTPEPGPGFVRVKVSVCGVCRTDIHIVEEELPPAKRPIVPGHEVVGIVDRVGSGVHAIKEGDRVGIAWLQQTCGRCEFCARGRENLCARATFTGYHKDGGYAEYAVVPETFAYPIPALFTDEEAAPLLCAGIIGYRALRLSGVRPGQRLGLYGFGASAHLTIQIAREWGCSVYVCSLREEHRKLARDLGAVWVGGAAEAPPDKLHGAIIFAPAGEIVPVALRALDRGGTVAIAGIHMTDIPPINYDRDLFGERTIRSVTANTKQDGLDLLREAAAIPIRPHTQRFRLEEANQALQQLKAGTIQGAAVLTME
- a CDS encoding zf-HC2 domain-containing protein — its product is MSTPQRRAASPGPAHRHRGHSKADCLKILRGLSAYLDDELAGNVCREIRKHLGACPNCEVFLASLRQTITLCRHVEPPPLSPAAKLRLRGQILKAAGR
- a CDS encoding NAD(P)-dependent oxidoreductase: MTNSGTTIGWIGTGIMGAPMCGHLLTRGYNVRLYNRTLARAAPLLDRGAVWAVSPRQVVEQSDVVFTMVGVPQDVRQVYWGEAGLLAGLRPGVTLVDMTTSSPSLAQDIHAAARAKGAQALDAPVSGGDVGARDATLSIMVGGDKAVADRVRPLLELMGKTIVHQGEPGAGQHAKLSNQIVIAGTMIGVCEGLLYGYKAGLDLPTLLQSIASGAAACRSWDVLAPRMLQRDFAPGFLVDHFVKDMGMALDEAARTGLVLPGLALVHQLYLAVQAQGQGKQGTQALLLALETLSNIKFHATSKK
- a CDS encoding cupredoxin domain-containing protein, with amino-acid sequence MRPSIHKTHNTPRWPIAGVWLIWVVWLATGAGVGSSLWAASTLAPSDTGPEEQVAVIIKARAFEPGTVTLHVGRKTRLVFHNQDAELHAFVPVGLFTGLSINVSGNGAPEFGPDGFKRVIIPSGGQAEFRFVPEQPGVYPFFCDMPGHEMRATIVVE
- a CDS encoding hemerythrin domain-containing protein; amino-acid sequence: MGPEEAPTFAGDKRPVYQRPASFRIACRWHRPCFHPYLISSQHLIGKEGALVKPCSIRTFFQQDHARLDDLLVRFQTLKRSDYAEAKDRFIDFKFGLQRHIVWEEDLLFPPWEEATGLTTGGPTQVMRREHRQIADCLEALHKKVQAADPDSDEEEQALLTLLSSHNRKEELILYPALDETLSEEKRAGIFRAMNEIPEERYKVCCADR
- a CDS encoding cytochrome c; translated protein: MNHPRFTMFLVGGSCVVALAVAQSAPSPAPAGVPDQGKPIFEERCASCHGLQGRGDGPQAPFLSPRPASLISAGTSVKTDAELFAVINNGKPRTAMPAWKDALNEQERRDVLAYIRTLVRFHPKPLTPPPPSGQP
- a CDS encoding phosphoribosyltransferase; protein product: MLRDRDEAGRLLAERLGVYRRDPQALVLALPRGGVVVGAAISAALQLPLDVFLVRKLGAPGNPEYALGAVTETGTVYLNPEAREVLVRSAAPGDYLDRTIQAEQEEIVRRQVLYRSGKPLPDLSGRTVLLVDDGIATGATFLASIQALRSVGVKRLVAAIPVGPPETLREVGKLVDELVRLLAPEPFFAVGTRYENFIQVEDAQVLACLQRAAGASS
- a CDS encoding response regulator, with the protein product MPRMPDVPHGSAADSETVLLVDDDEAVRQYVGYILRRYGYRVLEASGGTEALHLCAQHEGPIHLLLTDIQMLDMTGPELAPRALALRPHLPVLYMSAQFSEDVLSQLEGQPLQPFIQKPFSPEALAQKMRDLLGPSTQGPPA